The Cucurbita pepo subsp. pepo cultivar mu-cu-16 chromosome LG05, ASM280686v2, whole genome shotgun sequence nucleotide sequence AACCCTAATCACGGAGCTTGGCTACTGTTGCAGGTGGAAGCGTCGTCGTTCGTCTGTCTCCAGTGGCGCGTCTGCCTCTCCTTGCCCCGACGTACACTGACATCCGCTCCTACCTAAAGGAGGCGGCCACTGCGACCCTAGGGTTTAAGGGGGTCTAAGTGAATCCCGCCGAGCGCCCCCCCCCAccccctctttttttttcctccttaGAATGTGTATCGTTACATGTTAGATCTCTCAACCAACCTCCTtgagggccagcgtcctcattagtatatcatcccgtgtctgactttgatactaaGTGGAAataaacattccttacaagggtatagaaacctccccctaacatacgcgttttaaaactgatGACTGACGCCTATAAGTAACTAGCTAAAGTAGACcgtatcaattaaaatttataatgtaaatcaaaagaatattatattatgactTTACCATTTTTATGTTGTGGTCCGTTGGAATTTATTTGGGGGTTACAGTAAATGCTATTGAGATAGAATGTGAATGGTCTAATAGAATATGAACACGTACATTATTGAATTTAGCGACACCGGCTGTGACCATACTACTAtcttatttctaattttcacCCAATACTGTCTTGCCACGTTTCATCCTTTGGTTCGGCTGTTTAAATACTATGTGACCAATgggttacttttttttctttttaaactcTATCTAGACTCTAGAATGGTCTCTCACTAAATAAAAAGttccttttaattaattatcattattgttatttattttgaaaatattttctaaccaCTTTCATGTGATTACAACCCAAGATACGACAACACGTGAACAAACGTCATAATAAACACATATTTCCTTCCGTGTACTCTATAAAAGTTAGAGATTTATACATCCAAACACATGAAAGTAGTATTGTACCTGTGACTGGGTCGGTGATTTGAGAATATTCAACTTAAACTATAAAAGTTGAGATTGGctgtatttgattttttttttcgatttatATTCAGatgaattttaagaaaatcaaaaaatttgattcaGTGCTCGggttgaacttttttttattgggtaAACTCAACCAATTCGATCAAGTAAAAGCTATGACTTACAATCCAACTGAATTCAAACGTAGATTGTTATGAaagttaagaatatttgatattgttagtattaattttatgagatgttagttattaatataataattaaaaaaaaatatatttcggGAGAACTCAACTAAacctaatttgaaaataaagaattgagttgggttaggttgtggatttgtaacagtccaagttcaccgttagtagatattatcctctatAACTTTCCCGTCtttcaaatcaaaagaaaaatgggctCGTTGGGAAGAAAGATGGAGTGCGGTCAGTAGAGCACATGTAAGGCACAATCCGGTTGATCACGCAACGgatctctatctctctctagACATCTAAAGATGGGGAGAGATGTGAAAGCAATGCTCTTATGTTATGGCCGCCCCCGATTTATGACCTTTACGCTACTACTACTGTGATGTGAGAAGGCATAAGCATCTGTAGAGACATCATCATGATGTACAGCTGAAGTCGCATTTGTTGGTTGGTCAAGAACTTCAATGGTTAAGTAGTATTCccaaatttgaagaacttttaCCTTCATGTACGCTTTTGATTCCTGCATTTTAACTCTGCAATTTGGCTTATTCTTTCGAACTTTcccttaagattttaaaacgcgatGATTCATTCCCCTCCACACAGATAAAATCAAGAACCAATCGATAACAACCGTTAAACacaaacttaaattaatttcatagtTAATATCTCCATTTTCACTTTACTTTaacaatcaaagaaaacaaaacaaaattaaaaatataacaattaaacacaaattacaaattttgaacACAATCAAGTTACCAAATTANGAACGATTACTATACGAGCAATACTTtataaaacttgaaaattaagcaaaaaaataaaaataaaaataaaatcaaacctTATTCAGGGAGTTTGAAGGTAGCAATGTCTTCATGTTGAATCCATCcatatttttcaagaaatgGGTTGGCCAAAGATTCCGGTGGGTACTCATCAATACAATCATCCCAAACGTTGCCGCCGTTCAAATCTCTCGCAACCTCCCACAAACAGCTATTGCATTTAAATCCAGCCCCAAAGCTTATCATCAACACCCTCTCCCCTTTCTTCAACCTCTTCTTAGCTTCCATGTACGCCAGAACATACCACAAACTACTCGCCGATGTGTTCCCAAATCGGTGCAATGTCATCCTCGCCGGCTCCAAATCGTACTTCTCCAGCCCCAAACTCACCCCAATTCCGTCGATCACCGCCTTCCCACCCGTATGGATACAGAAATGATCCACCCCTGTTTTGAAATCCACCGCGCTGGTTTTTCCGCCGCCGCTCTGTTTCCGGTTACCCTTTAGTTTTTTCATGAAACTCATGACTAAAAATTGGAGAAGCTCTCTAATGGGTAAGATTTTCGGGGCGATTTCACGGAGGTTGTCGACGAAAGCCCTCGTCGCCGCCTTGGGGAGGTTTTTCCCCAAATGAAAACCAGTGTTTCCTTTGTCGTCCTCTGTTTGGATACAACAGCCGTATGATTCATCTCTAGCGCCGTGGTGGGTTCGAATCAGACACTTGAGTTTGAAcattgctctgtttttcaGCGCCGTTTTGTTCGTTAAGAGAATCGCACAGCCGCCGGATCGGAATAAGCAATTTGAGAGAATCATGGATTTGTCGTTGCCGGAATACCAATTGGGACTTAACGATTCCGATGTTACAACGAGGGCGTTGATGTTTTTGTGAGATTTAAACACTCTGGAAACGATGTCGACGGAGATTAAACTAGCGCTGCAGCCCATTCCGGTGAGGTTGAATACCTTAACGTCGTGGCGGAGTTTGTAATGGTTGATGATTCTAGCGGAGAGAGAGGGAATTGACGACAACATTGAGACGTTGACGACAAGAACATCGATGTCGGAAGGGGAGAATCCGGATTTGTCGAATAGTTTCTGGATGGTGTCGTGGAAGAATTCGTCCATTTCGGAGATCCCATCATGGAGAGTCGGGGAATCTTCACGGGCGGCGAACATGATTCTTGGGCCGTAGGTTTGTTCGCCGATGCCGGAGCTGACGACGGCTTTAAGGAGGAATTTGTACTCGTTAAGACCGAgatttttggttcttttaaTGACATCTCCGCTGAATTCTGTGTTTAATTTCCTGTCGTCTGTCGGCTTGTAACATTGGTAGCTCACTATGTAGCATTCTTGGTGTCGTTTTTCATGGAAATGCTTCCAAATTGTGAAGAGGAAATACAGAAATGGGCAGGGATAGAAGAAACTCAGAAGCTCCATTGATAAAGCGATTATGGGCTCTGTTCATACGATGGGTATGTgagagaggaagaacagaggaagagagagaatgaaacgAAGAACACAAATTattgggtttggtttggtttggattGGAGTACTTTTCTAGCTTCCAAACCCCATTATTTATATAGAAcaaatttaagtaaaaaaaaaaaaaaaaaaaaaaaaattgtttttgattttttttcaattttttttttctcatttagtgattttgagtttaaaaaaaaaattgtatctATGCCTCTGACTTGTGAAATATtgtatcggttggagagaagaacggaCCTTTCTTTGAAAAGGTGTGGAAAGCTCTTCCTAAtggatgtgttttaaaattgtgaggttgacagtaatatgtaatgggtcaaagtagacaatatttgtttgcGGTAGGCTTTGGGTGTTGTAAATGGTGTAGGAGTTAGTCAATGAATGGTATGAGAAACTGGTTGTAGTAGGGTTAGATATTCTctatagtagacgcgttttaaaattataaagctAATGACTATACATAAtgggctaaagtggacaatatctattagtggtgggaTTGAGTTGTTGTAAATGGTGTTAGAGTTAGTCACTGGATGGTACGAGGTactggtcggagtagggctagacatTCTCCatagtagatacgttttaaaactgtgaggctaacggctatacgtaatgggcaaaagtggacaatatttgttagtggtgggcttgtgctgttataaatggtgtcGGAGTAGTCACCGGATGGTGTGAGGCATTGGTCGGAGTAGAcgctttttaaaactatgagccTAACGGttatacgtaacgggccaaagcggacaatatttgttagtggtgggcttgggatgtTATAATGGTGTCAGAGTAGTCTCCGGATGGTGCgaggtgtcacggtcatgcttgtccagggcatgttgcccatggccgcatgcccatgacaagccaaacccttgtcatgtcttttcattctagtgtttttccttttgtaattctagagcgtatgacacctcaaaaatatcatgtctaggtcTGCTAGAACTAAAATGgcccagaatgtactataggggatatgactagtagtcaacttctccctacccaaggttatatatgctaagccgttgttatctttctcttgcttgcttatataacgtctctttctaaaatctctctttcaaaaatctctctctctcctcgttttctaaaaccttcttttaaaaccgaggctagaggctcgaccgtacgtcgcttggccgtaggcgacgcaagaacaaattggctgaactcacttgtcgctgg carries:
- the LOC111794443 gene encoding 3-ketoacyl-CoA synthase 12-like, translated to MELLSFFYPCPFLYFLFTIWKHFHEKRHQECYIVSYQCYKPTDDRKLNTEFSGDVIKRTKNLGLNEYKFLLKAVVSSGIGEQTYGPRIMFAAREDSPTLHDGISEMDEFFHDTIQKLFDKSGFSPSDIDVLVVNVSMLSSIPSLSARIINHYKLRHDVKVFNLTGMGCSASLISVDIVSRVFKSHKNINALVVTSESLSPNWYSGNDKSMILSNCLFRSGGCAILLTNKTALKNRAMFKLKCLIRTHHGARDESYGCCIQTEDDKGNTGFHLGKNLPKAATRAFVDNLREIAPKILPIRELLQFLVMSFMKKLKGNRKQSGGGKTSAVDFKTGVDHFCIHTGGKAVIDGIGVSLGLEKYDLEPARMTLHRFGNTSASSLWYVLAYMEAKKRLKKGERVLMISFGAGFKCNSCLWEVARDLNGGNVWDDCIDEYPPESLANPFLEKYGWIQHEDIATFKLPE